The Rhodohalobacter sp. SW132 genome has a window encoding:
- the rplD gene encoding 50S ribosomal protein L4 has product MKLKIHKTDGKSSGNEADLNDQIFAIEPNETVLYEDVRRFLANKRQGTANTKERGEVRGGGRKAYKQKGTGMARRGSIRSPLLKGGGTIFGPKPRNYTVRLTKKAKRLARMSALSLKASEEAVIVVEDFSFDVPKTKEMVSLLTALGISDKKVLVLTKETDRVLYKSSSNLQKVDVLEAGKPSTYEIMNADVIVIQEGALDVLEASFGFNKVDEDAA; this is encoded by the coding sequence ATGAAACTGAAAATTCATAAAACAGATGGCAAGAGTAGCGGAAATGAAGCTGATCTGAATGATCAGATTTTTGCGATCGAGCCGAATGAAACAGTGCTCTATGAAGATGTTCGCCGTTTTCTGGCTAATAAAAGGCAGGGAACTGCAAACACGAAAGAGCGTGGTGAAGTAAGAGGTGGCGGCCGTAAAGCATATAAGCAGAAAGGTACAGGTATGGCCCGAAGAGGTTCTATCCGATCACCGCTGCTAAAAGGCGGGGGTACAATTTTTGGACCCAAGCCCAGAAACTACACGGTACGGTTAACCAAGAAAGCGAAAAGACTGGCAAGAATGTCTGCTCTTTCACTGAAAGCTTCTGAAGAAGCTGTGATTGTGGTGGAAGATTTTTCGTTCGATGTTCCGAAAACAAAGGAGATGGTATCTCTGCTTACGGCTCTTGGAATCAGTGACAAAAAAGTTCTCGTTCTCACTAAAGAAACAGATCGGGTACTCTACAAATCATCATCTAATTTGCAAAAAGTAGATGTATTGGAAGCTGGTAAGCCTTCGACGTATGAAATCATGAATGCTGATGTTATTGTGATTCAGGAAGGAGCTC